A genomic region of Gemmata massiliana contains the following coding sequences:
- a CDS encoding SDR family oxidoreductase: MADRPVAIVTAASRGMGAACARELSRRGYDLALMARSDEIHVLARELGAVAVTGTVTSESDLRGLIDVALGRYDRIDAVVNNTGHAAKGDLLALTDDDWHAGFDLLFMNVVRVARLVTPTLVARRTGSIVNVSSFAAVEPSLKFPVSSSVRAALGAYTKLYSEQFAGAGLRMNNVLPGFIDTYPADDATRAAIPTGRQGTAEEVARVVGFLASNESSYVTGQSLLVDGGLVRSM; this comes from the coding sequence ATGGCGGATCGGCCCGTTGCTATCGTGACTGCCGCGAGTCGTGGAATGGGGGCGGCCTGTGCCCGTGAGCTGTCGCGCCGCGGGTACGATCTCGCATTGATGGCCCGGTCTGACGAGATTCACGTTCTGGCGCGTGAGTTGGGCGCTGTGGCTGTGACCGGCACGGTTACCAGTGAGAGCGACTTGCGCGGGCTTATCGATGTGGCCCTCGGGCGCTACGATCGGATCGATGCGGTGGTAAACAACACCGGGCACGCCGCGAAAGGTGACCTCCTCGCTCTCACCGACGACGATTGGCACGCTGGGTTCGACCTGCTGTTCATGAACGTCGTGCGAGTCGCTCGACTGGTGACGCCGACTCTTGTCGCCCGGAGGACGGGTTCGATTGTGAACGTGTCGTCGTTCGCTGCGGTCGAACCTTCGCTCAAGTTCCCGGTGTCGTCTTCCGTGCGTGCCGCGTTGGGAGCGTACACCAAACTGTACAGCGAGCAGTTCGCCGGGGCCGGTTTGCGGATGAACAACGTGCTCCCGGGGTTTATCGACACGTACCCGGCCGACGACGCGACGCGGGCGGCGATTCCGACCGGGCGACAGGGGACGGCCGAAGAAGTCGCCCGGGTCGTCGGGTTCCTGGCCTCGAACGAATCGAGTTACGTCACCGGACAGAGCTTGCTCGTCGATGGCGGGCTGGTTCGCAGCATGTAG
- a CDS encoding cytidylate kinase-like family protein: protein MPPPPEFVHAPMHGYRGDDTRASLTHPRGLTVAISRQAGSRGTAIAHKVADILSWQVFDHDTLDYLVQNDTARAQLLADVPADAMLWADAQLAHLQRARNLSGSPDALRLVRLVLTVAARGNVVILGRAAGFMLPPETTIHVRIIAPDEARIAYVAQELRMTRPEAAEEVRARDERRALFLDRTLALDPADLTAYDAVVNSERLGVEGTAQFIGWAVRTKQMFTELADEPPPPFTDLDELAGA, encoded by the coding sequence ATGCCCCCGCCTCCCGAATTTGTTCACGCGCCGATGCACGGGTACCGCGGCGATGACACCCGTGCGTCACTCACGCACCCGCGCGGGCTGACCGTCGCCATCAGTCGGCAAGCCGGCTCGCGCGGAACCGCCATCGCGCACAAAGTTGCGGACATCCTCTCGTGGCAGGTGTTCGACCACGACACGCTCGATTACCTCGTTCAAAACGACACCGCTCGCGCGCAGCTCCTTGCGGATGTGCCCGCTGACGCGATGCTCTGGGCCGACGCCCAACTCGCGCACCTCCAGCGCGCCCGCAACCTCTCCGGCTCCCCCGACGCGCTCCGCCTCGTGCGGCTCGTGCTCACGGTGGCCGCGCGGGGGAACGTCGTGATTCTGGGGCGGGCCGCGGGGTTCATGCTCCCACCGGAAACGACGATCCACGTTCGCATCATCGCGCCGGACGAAGCGCGGATCGCGTATGTGGCCCAGGAACTCCGCATGACCCGGCCGGAAGCGGCCGAAGAGGTTCGCGCGCGCGACGAGCGCCGGGCACTGTTCCTCGACCGCACGCTCGCGCTCGACCCGGCGGACCTGACCGCCTACGACGCGGTGGTGAACTCCGAGCGCCTCGGGGTCGAGGGGACGGCGCAGTTCATCGGCTGGGCGGTTCGGACCAAGCAGATGTTCACGGAACTGGCCGACGAACCACCCCCACCGTTCACCGATCTTGATGAACTGGCAGGGGCGTAA
- a CDS encoding secretin N-terminal domain-containing protein, with product MRLRTLLAIVAVLFALPAFSRAKNQPVPLPPAATMPQTPGKQASADALVAISDVRLDAATDEKIGSTNKGALLELASEGYLKALKQEPKHKGALLGLARVHARADEKQKAVEAYKAYLTLYPTDADAAHELAVAHARWKDWAGACSWCEFALKIAPDNHNVKKTHGFCLACAGKRDEAFAVLCQIMPEAQARHNLAGVLNHMGHTNASKTQLQLAVKADPNFAPARDLLNKLEGGAPAPAPRALPEMVTRVFGVMDLVTPAIGSEATATYRKNTEELVKLVTGMVRPYSWKEAGGRGTAEYFDVGTSLVVQNTPDVLQEVSDLLEALHRLAPTSVSVCFEVRVLKVPVGFCEKAGVKVARDTTLTPVQFQALLKAAQENRDANVLQFPKVTAIDGQTAHSKIGEEQSFVTGLEIMKVKGQNVYVPKNVAIFLGDVLALQGRISAEGNYVYVQADLAHTHLAGPVELAPITTQITPIFEGGAMGNPVPLTQFLQVPDVRKERIEKTAVVPTGATLVIGGWKEVEVPKDKNAKPGKEFEMVALATVSVIKDVKSALDSALKSGAPPQPVAAPAVNNKNAVYKLRNVSAVDAVRAIEAYLSDKKLSATVIAEPVSNSVLVSAHPEPFRWVMDTLAAIDKAPKQVAVRAMVVQVPRGFVAQSGLTVGTTEGTNWTLSPRESRMLTELLRAAKERGECNVLTRLQICVCDNQTGYAQVGQTPAAVVPASAKAEAQIGITQNAITLCVTPRIAPDDKSVLLRTNLQIAEVNNVTPANAPASIHRRTLETTASVAFGGTFVAVCGSHQTDHSLTGAIRWLWGNRYETLVILTPEPVASGPEVRSAGWFTK from the coding sequence ATGCGGTTGCGCACCTTGCTCGCAATTGTGGCTGTTCTGTTCGCACTGCCGGCGTTCTCGCGTGCGAAAAATCAGCCCGTGCCGCTGCCCCCCGCGGCAACGATGCCCCAAACGCCCGGCAAACAGGCATCTGCGGACGCACTCGTGGCGATTTCCGACGTGCGTCTCGACGCCGCGACGGATGAGAAGATCGGATCGACCAATAAAGGCGCACTGCTCGAACTGGCCAGCGAAGGATACTTGAAGGCTCTGAAGCAGGAGCCGAAGCACAAAGGTGCGCTGTTGGGGCTCGCGCGGGTTCACGCACGTGCCGACGAGAAACAAAAGGCCGTCGAAGCGTACAAGGCCTACTTGACGCTCTACCCGACCGACGCAGACGCGGCCCACGAACTTGCGGTCGCTCACGCCCGCTGGAAGGACTGGGCCGGCGCGTGCTCGTGGTGCGAGTTCGCGCTGAAAATTGCCCCAGACAACCACAACGTCAAGAAAACGCACGGGTTCTGCCTCGCCTGCGCCGGGAAGCGGGACGAAGCGTTCGCCGTACTGTGCCAGATCATGCCGGAAGCCCAGGCCCGCCACAACCTTGCCGGCGTGCTCAACCACATGGGCCACACCAACGCGAGCAAGACGCAACTACAACTCGCGGTGAAGGCTGACCCAAACTTCGCCCCCGCCCGCGACCTCCTGAACAAGCTTGAAGGCGGCGCGCCCGCACCCGCACCGCGTGCTCTGCCAGAAATGGTCACGCGCGTGTTCGGTGTCATGGACTTGGTGACGCCGGCCATCGGTAGTGAGGCCACAGCCACGTACCGGAAGAACACCGAGGAACTCGTTAAACTCGTGACCGGCATGGTTCGGCCGTATTCGTGGAAGGAAGCCGGCGGGCGCGGGACTGCAGAGTACTTCGACGTCGGCACGTCGCTGGTCGTGCAGAACACCCCGGACGTGCTCCAGGAAGTAAGCGACCTGCTGGAAGCCCTGCACCGGCTGGCTCCGACCTCGGTTTCGGTGTGCTTCGAGGTCCGGGTGCTGAAGGTTCCTGTCGGATTCTGTGAGAAGGCGGGTGTGAAAGTTGCCCGCGACACAACGCTGACTCCAGTCCAGTTTCAAGCACTGCTCAAGGCCGCCCAAGAGAACCGCGACGCGAACGTGCTGCAGTTCCCGAAGGTCACCGCGATCGACGGACAGACGGCCCACTCGAAAATCGGCGAGGAACAGTCCTTTGTGACCGGCCTCGAAATCATGAAGGTCAAGGGTCAGAACGTTTACGTCCCGAAGAACGTGGCGATCTTCCTCGGCGACGTGCTCGCCCTCCAGGGCCGGATTTCGGCCGAAGGCAACTACGTTTACGTACAAGCCGATCTCGCACACACTCACTTGGCCGGCCCGGTCGAACTGGCCCCGATCACCACGCAAATCACACCGATCTTCGAGGGCGGGGCGATGGGGAACCCGGTGCCGCTGACGCAATTCCTCCAGGTACCGGACGTTCGGAAGGAACGTATCGAGAAGACGGCCGTAGTGCCGACCGGCGCGACTCTCGTGATCGGTGGATGGAAGGAAGTCGAAGTACCGAAGGACAAGAACGCGAAGCCGGGCAAGGAGTTCGAGATGGTCGCGCTGGCGACCGTGAGCGTGATTAAGGACGTCAAATCGGCTCTGGATTCGGCACTGAAATCAGGTGCGCCCCCCCAACCCGTTGCCGCGCCCGCGGTCAACAACAAGAACGCCGTGTACAAGCTGAGGAACGTCAGCGCCGTGGACGCGGTCCGCGCGATCGAGGCGTACCTGAGTGACAAGAAATTGAGCGCGACGGTCATTGCAGAACCGGTTTCCAACAGCGTGCTCGTTTCTGCTCACCCAGAACCGTTCCGCTGGGTGATGGACACCCTTGCCGCAATTGACAAAGCGCCGAAGCAGGTGGCCGTTCGCGCGATGGTGGTGCAAGTTCCCCGTGGGTTCGTGGCGCAGTCCGGATTGACCGTCGGCACAACCGAGGGAACGAACTGGACCCTTTCGCCGCGTGAATCGCGCATGCTAACCGAGCTACTCCGTGCCGCGAAAGAACGCGGAGAGTGCAACGTGCTGACGCGCCTACAAATTTGCGTGTGTGACAACCAAACGGGCTACGCTCAGGTCGGACAGACTCCGGCTGCAGTGGTGCCCGCGAGCGCGAAGGCGGAAGCCCAGATCGGGATCACGCAAAACGCGATCACGTTGTGCGTCACGCCTCGAATCGCACCCGACGACAAGTCTGTGCTTCTGCGCACGAACCTGCAAATCGCGGAAGTGAACAACGTAACGCCGGCCAATGCTCCCGCTTCGATTCACCGAAGGACGCTGGAAACGACCGCGAGCGTGGCCTTTGGAGGCACGTTCGTTGCGGTCTGCGGTTCCCACCAGACGGATCACTCGCTCACCGGCGCGATCCGCTGGCTCTGGGGCAACCGGTACGAAACGCTCGTCATCCTCACTCCGGAACCCGTCGCTTCGGGGCCAGAGGTCCGATCGGCCGGGTGGTTCACGAAGTAA
- a CDS encoding SMI1/KNR4 family protein translates to MTQPTANLVDQIERLGGRPASTGHPLLDAVWPDEWYYRLAPDFGPDRLKLGRATPGPAVEEALQPYPGAVCFGRDEYDDLLLLLLPDGTSIALNTFLERATPAESPAELLAKLELDVASSSVAVPWHAERFYRTFNGSVVFSIAVYDECRAVVLSVPNGTNQSGLPTSSVYELDPDGAVGVFQSPGLPTEQENFLCSNAMSLKEELEFGLPPAALAAPPSAPPAYPGETLSPVILRHIYRLGGTLPPPSTQPVPANWNGFPLPEPLRRFLFDTKWTAGRVFEGDGYLRVWSYQPAVMDLGSGSYPFNREHPDAIVLGIADGGNYFLLTFASAPDPTNPPVYRLDHDEYDVPASGPILLSEFLASLGSDLRAEQHQRAPELDRPPQFGQAPELNCLFRTTNGSLVWVRSVDDTGADVIVLTGGHTLERDCILGRYPCEVYRVNGHGQYEGPYIWDLRAQLSLVELLPTPSV, encoded by the coding sequence GTGACCCAACCGACTGCGAACCTCGTGGACCAGATCGAGCGCCTTGGCGGACGACCCGCTTCGACGGGACACCCGCTACTGGACGCGGTGTGGCCGGACGAGTGGTACTACCGGCTCGCACCGGATTTCGGACCGGATCGGCTCAAACTCGGGCGCGCGACCCCCGGACCCGCGGTCGAAGAAGCACTTCAACCCTACCCCGGGGCCGTTTGCTTCGGCCGAGATGAGTACGACGACTTACTACTCTTGCTCCTCCCGGACGGTACCTCAATCGCACTAAACACGTTTCTGGAGAGGGCAACTCCAGCAGAATCACCCGCCGAATTGCTCGCCAAACTCGAACTGGACGTCGCGTCCAGTTCCGTGGCCGTTCCCTGGCACGCGGAACGCTTCTACCGGACCTTTAACGGGAGCGTGGTGTTCTCGATCGCGGTCTACGATGAGTGCCGGGCCGTGGTTCTGTCTGTGCCCAATGGAACCAATCAATCTGGGCTACCGACCAGCTCCGTATACGAACTGGACCCGGATGGAGCCGTCGGGGTTTTCCAATCCCCGGGGCTGCCGACCGAACAGGAGAACTTCCTTTGCTCGAACGCAATGAGCCTGAAAGAAGAACTCGAATTCGGGCTTCCTCCCGCGGCACTTGCGGCACCACCGAGCGCGCCGCCAGCGTACCCGGGGGAAACGCTCAGCCCCGTCATTCTCCGACACATCTATCGCCTTGGCGGAACACTTCCTCCCCCTTCAACGCAGCCCGTTCCAGCAAACTGGAACGGTTTTCCCCTGCCGGAACCGCTTCGGCGCTTCCTGTTCGACACGAAGTGGACTGCCGGGCGTGTGTTTGAGGGCGATGGCTACCTTCGTGTTTGGTCCTATCAGCCGGCGGTAATGGACCTCGGGAGCGGTTCGTATCCGTTCAACCGAGAGCACCCGGACGCAATCGTGCTCGGGATCGCAGACGGAGGGAATTACTTCCTTCTGACTTTCGCGAGTGCGCCTGACCCCACCAACCCGCCGGTCTACCGCCTGGACCACGATGAGTACGACGTGCCGGCCAGTGGACCGATACTGCTCTCGGAGTTTCTCGCGAGCTTGGGATCGGACTTGCGCGCTGAACAGCACCAGCGCGCCCCAGAACTCGATCGGCCGCCACAATTCGGGCAGGCGCCCGAACTCAACTGCCTCTTTCGCACCACGAACGGGAGCCTCGTCTGGGTGCGGTCTGTCGATGACACGGGAGCCGACGTCATAGTCCTGACGGGCGGCCACACACTCGAACGCGACTGTATCCTGGGGCGGTACCCGTGCGAGGTGTATCGTGTGAACGGGCACGGACAGTACGAAGGGCCGTACATCTGGGATCTCCGGGCGCAACTGTCTTTGGTCGAGTTACTCCCCACTCCTTCCGTGTGA
- a CDS encoding outer membrane protein assembly factor BamB family protein, which translates to MSIVAQCPHCETRFNLQPEMNGKSMRCPNLECRQVFTVQAMEAVAPPAPIPELPPEPKAPPRSPAPLPPPPRAKSSKSAKPAVVEARVVEATIVEAAVVAPPKMKEVVWSEGTDIPPPPLPKKGKKPLKADTTDDVDDDFIVRRKKKSNRRPMILAGMGITIVALIGFSLLYIDRVGRLKEVQLADKANEEYKKGDYGSSAKLYDKLSKDYPDSKRIDEYKFFADLSEMQTVVRSVTNRNDYAPAVTRLNAFIEAHKESPLAKPATGYGHDVLEAGKKLGEDIAGFAGDRVKAFQANRTKSDELPLADKAIANGRELLPVLDPFRGPDDPPLDKIRSALDQTEKDVKRERDRSAAIARARTQLEKPTDALIQSAEADLRTAGFLEDDEAQKLIAAAKGKLLDLVQFVEEPAAAQPPPPTAAASLLFTTPVGKMKPRESGPGDATTVFLCVARGILYAFNEDTGALIWATRVGPDVTDPPPVARVDLERGPTDLAVVTSNVGNAPAVVGYELRANKLVWYQPLPAAPAGPAVVVGNHAFVPLRDTTGSVYEFDLKTGLRIGYIRFGQSVAERGLVARPGTNLLYVAADARRVYAIDAGGRDDAGNRINPRCVQVIATGHLAGTLKVPPLFIGPEGIEPAERWMVLSQADGTTVTKLRVFSVGAISPPPADGSTVPETPAVPVVALPVPGWVWFPPVSDGERLAVASDTGQLRLFGVNQAGNLDKPLFPLPAPAQAPVADDKPLRGLVIPVGESEYWLLSGGYVQKARLALVPSRGQEVVLAGPRLNVGEPVHAAQINARKDTACFVVRSPNSSGCRAVAFDLRSGEVRWQRQLGLVPAKTSAEQFVAPIPQGDNFVLVDEDGGIVVVPAASGVQLGETLTAPDGWVIAPTPTNATGPTVVASTADGKLVFAVTPVAGTEGAKFVVRQVAGGKLVQQDEVNAPAALAGQPAVVGGILYIPTADGFVNRFTPGAGVANPASLTPGPAWRSDRPPANAVCSVTVVSESSFVTSDGGKKLNRWEWGNAANARWSPAGTWELQERVAGSGVALPPAEPGGPPRFMVADTSGSVQLFAADKPGQQLRRWRSPQPGRPSSALVAQPADAARVVVTHVIDGKWAVALNPDNEDVLWTAHTSDDANGAIMGAPQPAGENRWIVTDLAGRIVLIDGANGDALARLNAGLPGGVPATASSVAANTVLTQLSDGSAVVVELPKKEPPKKE; encoded by the coding sequence GTGTCGATCGTTGCACAGTGCCCACACTGCGAAACGCGCTTCAACTTACAGCCGGAGATGAACGGGAAGTCGATGCGGTGCCCGAACCTCGAATGCCGACAGGTGTTCACGGTCCAGGCGATGGAGGCCGTGGCCCCGCCCGCGCCCATTCCCGAACTCCCGCCGGAACCGAAGGCGCCGCCCAGATCGCCGGCGCCCTTGCCGCCTCCGCCTCGGGCCAAGTCTTCCAAATCCGCGAAACCGGCCGTGGTCGAGGCCCGCGTGGTCGAAGCGACTATCGTGGAAGCGGCCGTGGTCGCGCCGCCGAAGATGAAGGAAGTCGTGTGGTCGGAGGGGACCGACATCCCACCGCCACCGCTCCCGAAGAAAGGCAAGAAGCCGCTCAAGGCCGATACCACCGACGACGTGGACGATGACTTCATCGTTCGGCGCAAGAAGAAGAGCAACCGCCGCCCGATGATCCTCGCGGGCATGGGCATCACGATCGTCGCGCTGATCGGGTTCAGTTTGCTATACATAGACCGTGTTGGAAGATTGAAAGAGGTTCAACTCGCGGACAAAGCGAACGAGGAGTACAAGAAGGGCGATTACGGGAGTTCCGCGAAACTCTACGACAAGCTCTCGAAGGATTACCCCGATAGCAAGCGGATTGACGAGTACAAGTTCTTCGCCGACCTCTCCGAAATGCAAACGGTAGTGCGGTCAGTCACAAACCGCAACGATTACGCCCCCGCCGTCACGCGCCTCAACGCCTTCATCGAAGCACACAAGGAATCGCCACTCGCCAAGCCAGCGACCGGGTACGGGCACGACGTGCTCGAAGCGGGCAAGAAGCTCGGCGAGGACATCGCGGGGTTCGCCGGGGACCGCGTCAAAGCGTTCCAGGCGAACCGCACGAAATCGGACGAACTACCCCTTGCAGACAAAGCCATCGCGAACGGGCGCGAGCTGTTACCGGTGCTCGACCCGTTCCGCGGCCCGGATGATCCGCCGCTCGATAAGATCCGCTCCGCGCTCGATCAGACCGAAAAAGACGTGAAGCGCGAGCGCGACCGGTCGGCCGCAATCGCCCGGGCTCGCACGCAGCTCGAAAAGCCTACGGACGCCCTCATCCAGAGCGCGGAAGCGGATCTGAGGACCGCCGGGTTCCTTGAAGACGACGAGGCCCAGAAGCTCATTGCTGCTGCGAAGGGTAAACTCCTCGATCTCGTTCAGTTCGTGGAAGAACCCGCCGCCGCGCAACCGCCGCCGCCCACCGCGGCCGCGTCACTGCTGTTCACCACGCCCGTTGGAAAGATGAAGCCCCGCGAGTCGGGACCGGGCGATGCAACCACGGTGTTCCTCTGCGTCGCGCGGGGTATTCTGTACGCCTTCAACGAGGACACTGGGGCACTCATCTGGGCCACGCGGGTCGGCCCCGACGTGACCGATCCACCGCCCGTCGCGCGCGTGGACCTCGAGCGCGGCCCGACCGATCTGGCCGTGGTCACATCGAACGTGGGGAACGCCCCAGCCGTGGTCGGGTACGAACTGCGTGCAAATAAACTGGTGTGGTACCAGCCGCTCCCCGCCGCCCCCGCGGGACCGGCCGTTGTCGTTGGGAACCACGCCTTCGTCCCGCTCCGCGATACGACCGGGAGCGTGTACGAGTTCGACCTCAAAACGGGTCTGCGCATCGGCTACATCCGGTTCGGCCAATCGGTGGCGGAACGCGGATTGGTGGCCCGCCCCGGAACGAACCTCCTCTATGTCGCGGCCGACGCGCGGCGCGTGTACGCGATCGACGCCGGTGGGCGCGACGATGCCGGTAACCGGATCAACCCACGCTGCGTGCAGGTGATCGCGACCGGACACCTCGCCGGCACCCTGAAGGTTCCGCCGCTGTTCATCGGGCCGGAGGGCATCGAGCCGGCCGAGCGCTGGATGGTGTTGTCTCAAGCTGATGGAACCACCGTTACGAAGCTGCGAGTGTTCTCGGTCGGTGCCATTAGTCCGCCGCCCGCGGACGGCTCGACGGTACCCGAAACGCCCGCGGTCCCCGTCGTTGCGCTGCCGGTGCCCGGGTGGGTGTGGTTCCCGCCGGTCAGCGACGGCGAGCGCCTCGCGGTGGCGTCTGACACGGGCCAACTCCGTCTCTTCGGTGTGAACCAAGCGGGGAACCTGGACAAGCCGCTGTTCCCGCTCCCCGCTCCCGCTCAAGCACCGGTCGCGGACGACAAACCGTTGCGCGGGCTGGTGATTCCCGTCGGGGAGTCCGAATACTGGCTGCTCTCGGGCGGCTACGTTCAGAAAGCGCGACTGGCACTGGTGCCGAGCCGGGGACAGGAAGTGGTACTCGCGGGTCCGCGACTCAACGTCGGCGAGCCGGTCCACGCGGCACAAATCAACGCACGCAAGGACACAGCGTGCTTCGTGGTGCGCTCGCCGAACTCGTCGGGGTGCCGGGCGGTCGCGTTCGACCTGCGCAGCGGCGAAGTTCGCTGGCAGCGCCAACTCGGTTTGGTGCCCGCGAAAACATCGGCCGAACAGTTCGTCGCCCCGATCCCGCAAGGCGATAACTTCGTGCTCGTGGACGAGGACGGCGGCATTGTCGTGGTCCCGGCCGCGAGCGGCGTCCAGTTGGGCGAAACGCTCACCGCGCCTGATGGGTGGGTGATCGCACCCACCCCAACGAACGCGACCGGACCGACAGTCGTTGCTTCGACCGCGGACGGGAAGCTCGTGTTCGCGGTGACACCAGTCGCGGGCACCGAGGGAGCGAAGTTCGTCGTGCGACAGGTCGCGGGTGGGAAGCTGGTTCAGCAGGACGAGGTGAACGCGCCGGCCGCGCTCGCGGGTCAACCGGCAGTGGTCGGGGGGATTCTCTACATCCCGACCGCAGACGGGTTCGTGAACCGCTTCACGCCCGGTGCCGGGGTCGCGAACCCCGCGTCACTCACCCCGGGTCCGGCGTGGCGGAGCGACCGCCCGCCCGCGAACGCGGTGTGCTCCGTGACGGTGGTTTCAGAGTCGAGCTTCGTCACATCCGACGGCGGGAAAAAGCTGAACCGGTGGGAGTGGGGCAACGCGGCCAACGCGCGATGGAGTCCGGCCGGTACCTGGGAACTTCAGGAGCGCGTCGCGGGGTCAGGAGTCGCACTTCCCCCTGCCGAGCCTGGTGGCCCGCCGCGGTTCATGGTCGCGGACACGAGCGGGAGCGTGCAGTTGTTCGCGGCCGATAAACCCGGACAGCAGTTGCGTCGCTGGCGCTCGCCCCAACCCGGGCGCCCGAGTTCCGCGCTCGTGGCCCAACCCGCGGACGCAGCCCGGGTCGTCGTTACACACGTGATTGATGGGAAGTGGGCGGTGGCCCTCAACCCGGACAATGAAGACGTGCTATGGACCGCGCATACGAGTGACGACGCGAACGGTGCTATCATGGGGGCGCCGCAACCGGCCGGTGAGAACCGGTGGATCGTCACCGACCTCGCGGGCCGCATCGTGCTGATTGACGGCGCGAACGGTGATGCGCTGGCGCGTCTGAACGCCGGGTTGCCCGGCGGGGTTCCGGCCACCGCGAGTAGCGTCGCGGCGAACACCGTACTCACGCAGTTATCGGACGGTTCGGCCGTGGTGGTCGAGTTGCCGAAGAAGGAACCGCCGAAAAAAGAGTAG
- a CDS encoding ABC transporter permease — MSNEPLTALESGPRTAPPDQLPSVLRAWVVLVVQSFQRHWRVRQMGWVSVALLGLVVLWVSVVTVRGGWDLANQRARRSANTNAEEAARLTPGYRYRALDADEMLFFRMHEVPNPLNPTEDALTSLMLSIPQAAMRSEAFLKSWAFMTYSRWVIMLVFMGFILPLFTLSYASGAFGTDRESRSLVWLMTRPIPRSGIYLAKFLGTLPWCVSFGAGGFVAVCLAAGDIGREALTRYWPAVAMGTVAFSALFHLIGAIFRRPVVVGLVYVFFFETVVAALPGSLKLLSLTFYVRSLMYNEAVAAGHPGDMLPAITSQAVSSETAWAVLAAAPVVITIIGMWLFSRSEYRDDI; from the coding sequence AACCACTGACCGCGCTTGAGAGCGGCCCGCGCACGGCGCCCCCCGATCAGCTCCCGAGTGTGCTCCGCGCGTGGGTTGTGCTCGTCGTGCAGAGCTTTCAGCGGCACTGGCGCGTGCGGCAGATGGGCTGGGTGTCGGTGGCGCTGCTCGGGCTGGTCGTGTTGTGGGTTTCGGTCGTCACGGTTCGCGGGGGCTGGGATCTCGCGAATCAGAGGGCGCGCCGGAGTGCGAACACCAACGCGGAAGAGGCCGCGCGCCTCACCCCCGGTTACCGTTACCGCGCCCTCGACGCGGATGAAATGCTGTTCTTCCGAATGCACGAGGTTCCGAACCCGCTGAACCCGACCGAAGACGCACTGACCTCGCTGATGCTGTCGATCCCGCAAGCCGCGATGCGGTCCGAAGCGTTCCTCAAGAGCTGGGCCTTCATGACCTACTCGCGGTGGGTCATCATGCTCGTGTTCATGGGGTTCATTTTGCCACTGTTCACGCTCTCTTACGCGAGCGGGGCGTTCGGCACGGATCGCGAGAGCCGCTCGCTCGTGTGGCTCATGACGCGGCCCATCCCGCGGAGCGGTATCTACTTAGCGAAATTCCTCGGCACGCTCCCGTGGTGCGTTTCGTTCGGCGCGGGCGGGTTCGTGGCGGTGTGCCTTGCGGCGGGCGACATCGGGCGCGAGGCGCTGACGCGGTACTGGCCCGCGGTCGCGATGGGAACGGTCGCGTTCTCGGCGCTGTTCCACCTGATCGGTGCGATCTTTCGCCGACCGGTTGTGGTGGGGCTCGTGTACGTGTTCTTTTTCGAGACGGTGGTGGCGGCCCTGCCGGGCAGTTTGAAGTTACTGAGCCTGACCTTTTACGTTCGCTCGTTGATGTATAATGAAGCCGTGGCCGCGGGGCACCCCGGTGACATGCTCCCCGCGATCACCAGTCAGGCCGTCTCGTCTGAAACCGCGTGGGCGGTGCTGGCCGCAGCGCCGGTTGTTATTACGATCATCGGTATGTGGCTGTTTTCCCGGTCCGAGTACCGCGACGATATTTGA
- a CDS encoding purine-nucleoside phosphorylase: MPVLAEFAEFARAVRARSPRTAVVLGSGLGTAAAAFTAHASIGFGHIPGLVPPSVQGHGGSLAVGEWADNPALLFSGRLHVYEGHPWDTITAAVRTVAELGATRIVLTNAAGGIHPALHPGGLMAIRGHIKWLGPKSWRALANNANAPSPYSPHLIEVLHAHEVAAKRELLAGVYATLTGPSYETPAEIRALAAIGADAVGMSTALEAEEAARLGLEVAAISCITNKAAGLSDTALDHTEVLTNAQLAVTRMGELLTCLVRE, translated from the coding sequence ATGCCGGTGCTCGCTGAGTTTGCCGAATTCGCACGCGCGGTCCGCGCCCGGTCTCCACGAACGGCCGTCGTTCTCGGTTCTGGCCTGGGGACTGCGGCGGCCGCGTTCACCGCTCACGCTTCGATCGGCTTCGGCCACATTCCCGGGCTGGTTCCGCCGTCGGTTCAGGGCCACGGCGGGAGCCTTGCTGTCGGTGAATGGGCCGATAACCCTGCGCTCCTCTTCTCGGGTCGGTTACACGTCTACGAAGGGCACCCGTGGGATACCATCACGGCTGCCGTTCGCACCGTTGCGGAACTCGGAGCAACTCGCATTGTGCTGACGAATGCGGCCGGCGGAATCCACCCGGCGCTTCACCCCGGCGGACTGATGGCAATTCGCGGGCACATCAAGTGGCTCGGTCCGAAGTCGTGGCGTGCGCTCGCGAATAACGCGAACGCTCCGTCGCCATATTCCCCGCACCTGATCGAAGTGCTACACGCACACGAAGTAGCAGCGAAGCGTGAGCTGCTCGCGGGCGTATACGCGACGCTGACTGGACCGAGTTACGAGACGCCCGCGGAGATCCGCGCGCTAGCCGCAATCGGTGCGGACGCGGTCGGCATGTCTACCGCGTTGGAGGCAGAAGAAGCGGCTCGCTTGGGTCTGGAAGTCGCTGCGATTTCGTGCATTACGAACAAGGCCGCGGGCCTCAGTGACACGGCTCTCGACCACACAGAAGTGCTAACGAACGCCCAACTTGCGGTCACCCGAATGGGAGAACTGCTGACGTGCCTCGTTCGCGAATAG